One window of Rasiella rasia genomic DNA carries:
- the odhB gene encoding 2-oxoglutarate dehydrogenase complex dihydrolipoyllysine-residue succinyltransferase codes for MALEMKVPSPGESITEVEIAQWLVEDGDWVEKDQAIAEVDSDKATLELPAEASGIITLKAEEGDAVGVGEVVCLIDTDAEKPGGDDASTETYDKPGDEKGGGNAGPDLDKQNAQNKDSNDKAKALTQTPSKSSTQSQEQDGGKTYATGTPSPAAKKILAEKDINVADVKGTGRDGRITKGDAENATPSMGTPGTGDRGSSRTKLSMLRRKVAERLVEAKNTTAMLTTFNEVDMTPIFELRKEYKETFKEKHGVSLGFMSFFTLAVVRALEMYPAVNSMIDGKEMLTFDYKDISIAVSGPKGLMVPVIRNAENLSFRGVESEVKRLAIRARDGQITVDEMTGGTFTISNGGVFGSMLSTPIINPPQSGILGMHNIVERPVVKDGAIAIAPIMFVALSYDHRIIDGKESVGFLVAVKEALENPTELLMNNDVKKALEL; via the coding sequence ATGGCATTAGAAATGAAAGTCCCTTCACCGGGAGAGTCTATAACCGAAGTAGAAATAGCACAATGGCTTGTTGAAGATGGCGATTGGGTTGAAAAAGATCAAGCAATTGCTGAAGTTGATAGCGATAAGGCTACACTAGAACTTCCTGCAGAAGCTAGCGGTATTATTACCTTAAAAGCAGAAGAGGGTGATGCCGTAGGTGTAGGCGAAGTGGTTTGCTTAATAGATACAGATGCAGAAAAGCCTGGCGGCGATGACGCGTCAACCGAAACCTATGACAAGCCAGGTGACGAAAAAGGAGGAGGTAATGCGGGTCCAGATTTAGACAAGCAAAATGCTCAAAATAAAGATTCTAACGATAAGGCAAAGGCATTAACGCAGACACCTTCAAAAAGTTCGACGCAAAGCCAAGAGCAGGACGGAGGCAAAACGTATGCAACGGGAACACCCTCGCCAGCCGCTAAGAAAATACTTGCTGAAAAAGATATTAATGTCGCAGATGTAAAAGGTACAGGTCGAGACGGTAGAATTACCAAAGGCGATGCCGAAAATGCAACGCCATCTATGGGAACCCCTGGAACAGGAGATAGAGGTTCTTCACGCACCAAATTGTCTATGTTGCGTAGAAAAGTTGCAGAACGCTTGGTAGAGGCTAAGAATACAACGGCCATGTTAACAACGTTCAACGAAGTAGACATGACGCCAATTTTCGAATTACGTAAGGAATACAAAGAAACATTTAAAGAAAAGCATGGGGTAAGCCTTGGGTTTATGTCATTTTTTACATTGGCTGTTGTTCGTGCCTTAGAAATGTATCCTGCAGTGAATAGCATGATTGACGGAAAAGAAATGCTCACGTTCGATTATAAAGATATTTCCATCGCAGTATCTGGACCTAAAGGATTAATGGTTCCTGTAATTAGAAATGCTGAAAATTTAAGCTTTAGAGGCGTAGAGTCTGAAGTAAAGAGATTGGCTATACGTGCAAGAGATGGACAAATAACTGTAGATGAAATGACAGGAGGAACATTCACAATTTCTAACGGGGGGGTGTTTGGTAGCATGTTGTCTACACCAATTATTAACCCACCACAATCTGGAATTTTAGGAATGCATAACATTGTAGAACGTCCTGTAGTGAAAGATGGAGCCATTGCAATTGCACCAATCATGTTTGTAGCATTATCTTACGATCATAGAATTATTGATGGAAAAGAATCTGTTGGATTCTTGGTAGCTGTAAAAGAAGCATTAGAAAATCCAACCGAATTATTAATGAACAACGATGTAAAAAAGGCATTAGAACTTTAA
- a CDS encoding response regulator — protein MNKTSIITADDHPLLLKGLNDFLIEKGYNIIGSANDGREAYDLIINEKPGIAILDIQMPYLSGIDIAQKCKTNCSDVKIILITLHKERELYQQAKELNIFGYILKEFALEEIETCLENVSNNKHYFSPKIVGKLDKVNTALSALELLTPSEKKILKLIGKDKTNKEIASLLFISYRTVEKHRSNIITKLELEHKTNSLLIWAKQHYEQLK, from the coding sequence ATGAATAAAACAAGCATCATAACGGCAGATGATCACCCTTTACTACTTAAGGGGTTAAATGACTTTTTAATTGAAAAGGGATACAACATTATTGGCAGCGCCAATGACGGACGCGAAGCATACGACCTTATTATTAATGAAAAGCCTGGTATCGCAATTTTAGACATACAAATGCCCTATTTGTCGGGGATAGACATTGCCCAAAAGTGTAAAACTAATTGTTCTGATGTAAAGATAATTCTTATCACCTTGCACAAAGAGCGCGAGCTTTATCAACAAGCCAAAGAACTCAATATCTTTGGTTATATTCTAAAGGAGTTTGCTTTAGAGGAAATTGAAACCTGCCTCGAAAATGTAAGCAATAACAAACATTACTTTAGTCCGAAAATTGTGGGGAAACTCGATAAAGTCAATACCGCATTATCTGCTCTTGAACTATTAACCCCTTCAGAAAAGAAGATTTTAAAGTTGATAGGAAAGGATAAGACCAACAAAGAGATTGCATCACTTCTCTTTATTTCTTATCGAACTGTAGAAAAACACCGTAGTAATATTATAACTAAACTAGAATTAGAACATAAGACAAACAGTTTACTTATATGGGCTAAGCAACACTACGAACAATTAAAATAG
- a CDS encoding TatD family hydrolase, which produces MLTDTHTHLYSDAFAEDRVAMMKRAEAAGVTRFFIPAIDSEYTEAMYQLELDFPEKVYLMMGLHPTSVKENYVDELLHVREQFASRSFYAVGEIGIDLYWDKSTLEIQKIAFKEQIQLAKKFKLPIVIHCREAFDEIFEVLESEKSDDLFGIFHCFTGTHEQALQAISYNMKLGIGGVVTFKNGKIDKFLNEIPLEHIVLETDAPYLSPVPYRGKRNESSYVALVCEKVASIYGITTEEVARITTQNSKDIFGI; this is translated from the coding sequence ATGTTAACAGATACCCACACCCACCTATACAGCGATGCATTTGCAGAAGACCGTGTTGCCATGATGAAACGTGCCGAAGCTGCTGGAGTAACTCGTTTTTTTATCCCTGCGATCGATTCAGAATACACAGAAGCGATGTATCAATTAGAGTTAGATTTTCCTGAAAAGGTGTATTTAATGATGGGGCTGCACCCTACATCGGTAAAAGAAAATTACGTGGACGAGCTTCTACATGTAAGAGAGCAGTTTGCTTCTCGGAGTTTTTATGCTGTGGGTGAAATAGGGATCGATTTGTACTGGGATAAAAGCACCTTAGAAATCCAGAAAATTGCTTTCAAGGAACAAATACAGCTTGCAAAAAAGTTTAAATTGCCCATAGTGATTCATTGTAGAGAGGCATTCGACGAAATTTTTGAGGTATTAGAGTCTGAGAAAAGCGATGACCTTTTCGGAATTTTTCATTGTTTTACCGGAACACACGAACAGGCGCTTCAGGCCATAAGCTATAACATGAAATTGGGAATTGGTGGCGTAGTTACTTTTAAGAATGGGAAAATAGATAAGTTTTTAAACGAAATTCCCTTAGAACATATCGTATTAGAAACAGATGCACCTTATCTTTCTCCCGTACCTTACAGAGGAAAAAGAAACGAAAGTAGTTACGTAGCATTGGTGTGCGAAAAAGTGGCCAGTATTTATGGTATTACTACAGAAGAAGTAGCACGAATTACCACACAGAACTCAAAAGATATTTTTGGAATTTAA
- a CDS encoding retropepsin-like aspartic protease family protein, with protein sequence MSDLRSFLEADGFYRIPLKKLQTGHYKFQAKINGVKGQFILDTGASTSCIGMQSILFFLLHNEDSDVKAAGAGATNMQTQIARNNILTIGALAIKRTDFVLFDLSHVNEALEQAFEEPVHGIIGADILKKYRAVIDYGRNCFYLKD encoded by the coding sequence GTGAGTGACTTACGTTCTTTTTTAGAGGCAGATGGGTTCTATAGAATTCCTTTGAAAAAATTGCAGACTGGGCATTATAAATTTCAAGCAAAAATAAACGGTGTAAAAGGGCAGTTTATTCTAGATACAGGCGCTTCTACGAGCTGTATTGGCATGCAAAGCATTCTCTTTTTTTTACTACACAATGAAGACAGTGACGTTAAAGCGGCTGGTGCGGGAGCCACTAACATGCAAACGCAGATAGCCAGAAATAACATACTAACAATTGGAGCGCTAGCAATCAAACGAACAGACTTCGTACTTTTCGATCTTTCTCATGTAAATGAGGCACTAGAACAGGCATTTGAAGAACCTGTTCATGGGATTATTGGCGCAGATATCTTGAAAAAGTACCGAGCAGTTATTGATTACGGTCGTAATTGTTTCTATCTGAAAGATTAA
- a CDS encoding TetR/AcrR family transcriptional regulator — MKEKIIQKATELFITLGFKSVTMDDIANEMGISKKTIYTHFNNKETIVAVVTDSMFERISQQIDSICELNKNPIEETYEIKKCVMEHMRNEKKSPSHQLQKYYPSIYQNIKNRQFALMQECVVKNLERGIMQGLFRENIDVQFVSRIYFNGVTGIKDNNLFPVTMFEGSALYEMFLEYHLRGIVTPDGRKILNQLIQSNQD; from the coding sequence ATGAAGGAAAAAATTATACAGAAGGCAACCGAATTATTTATCACCCTGGGTTTTAAAAGTGTAACCATGGATGATATTGCCAATGAAATGGGTATATCGAAAAAAACAATTTACACCCATTTCAATAATAAAGAAACCATTGTTGCTGTAGTGACCGACTCGATGTTTGAGCGTATTTCGCAGCAAATAGATTCTATTTGCGAGCTAAATAAAAATCCGATTGAAGAAACATACGAGATAAAAAAGTGTGTTATGGAGCATATGCGCAACGAAAAAAAATCGCCATCGCACCAACTTCAAAAGTACTACCCTAGCATCTATCAAAATATTAAAAACAGGCAATTTGCTCTAATGCAAGAATGCGTTGTAAAAAACCTTGAAAGGGGGATAATGCAGGGGTTGTTTCGTGAAAATATAGATGTTCAGTTTGTTTCTCGCATCTACTTTAATGGCGTAACCGGAATTAAAGACAACAACTTGTTTCCTGTTACTATGTTCGAAGGCTCTGCTTTATATGAAATGTTCTTAGAATACCATTTAAGAGGTATTGTAACTCCAGACGGTAGAAAAATTCTCAATCAACTTATTCAATCAAACCAAGATTAA
- a CDS encoding asparaginase gives MANEQPKILLIYTGGTIGMIKDFETGALQNFNFDQLLEHIPELQLLDCDIDTTSFEKPIDSSNMNPTYWTMLAKLIEDNYDAFDGFVVLHGSDTMSYTASALSFMLENLGKPVVFTGSQLPIGDLRTDAKENLITSIQIAALQERGRSTIAEVCLYFEYKLYRANRTTKINAEHFEAFASLNYPALVESGVHLQVNRPALYVPNRRKKFTVHTTMEDGVVLLKLFPGIDKETVLHMLRYDGLKGLVIETYGSGNTTTEVWFIDAIKGVIQKKIPVVNVTQCSGGSVAMGLYETSVLLKKIGVISGKDCTTEAALAKLMYLLGRKVAPASFKTLFETSLRGEMA, from the coding sequence ATGGCAAATGAACAACCTAAAATTTTACTCATCTATACAGGTGGAACTATTGGGATGATAAAAGATTTTGAAACGGGAGCGTTGCAGAATTTTAACTTCGACCAATTGTTGGAACACATTCCAGAATTACAACTTTTAGATTGTGACATTGATACCACTAGCTTCGAAAAGCCAATAGATAGTTCTAATATGAACCCTACTTATTGGACGATGTTGGCAAAATTAATTGAAGATAATTACGATGCTTTCGATGGCTTTGTAGTGCTTCATGGTAGTGATACCATGTCTTATACAGCATCGGCTTTAAGCTTTATGCTTGAGAATTTAGGAAAACCAGTGGTGTTCACTGGGTCTCAATTACCTATTGGTGACTTACGGACAGATGCTAAGGAGAATTTAATTACCTCTATTCAAATCGCTGCTCTACAGGAGAGAGGGCGATCTACCATTGCAGAGGTGTGCTTGTATTTTGAATATAAGTTGTATCGCGCTAATAGAACAACCAAGATTAATGCAGAACATTTTGAAGCGTTTGCATCATTAAATTATCCGGCGCTAGTGGAGAGCGGTGTGCATTTACAAGTAAATAGGCCTGCGCTATATGTGCCAAATAGACGAAAAAAGTTTACGGTGCATACCACCATGGAAGATGGGGTAGTATTGCTAAAGCTGTTTCCTGGAATCGATAAAGAAACGGTGCTTCATATGCTGCGTTACGATGGGTTGAAAGGATTGGTTATAGAGACCTACGGAAGTGGCAATACAACAACAGAAGTGTGGTTTATTGACGCTATAAAGGGTGTAATTCAGAAGAAAATCCCAGTAGTTAATGTCACCCAATGTTCTGGAGGTAGTGTAGCGATGGGATTATATGAAACGAGTGTATTGTTGAAGAAAATTGGTGTAATTTCTGGAAAAGACTGCACAACCGAAGCCGCATTGGCAAAGTTGATGTATTTATTAGGTAGAAAGGTTGCCCCAGCAAGTTTTAAGACGCTATTCGAGACCTCATTGCGTGGCGAAATGGCGTAG
- a CDS encoding polyprenyl synthetase family protein, whose amino-acid sequence MELLQKYNTVLTNHLNDVVRTKEPAQLYEPIQYILTLGGKRLRPVLTLLAADFFGDQDHKAIHAALAVELFHNFSLIHDDIMDNAPLRRGQQTVHEKWDINTGILSGDAMLILAYQLFEGYEPSQFQELAKLFSKTALEVCEGQQYDVDFETRDDVTIAEYIKMIDYKTAVLIGAAMKMGAIVAGASQACCEGIYEFGRNLGIAFQLQDDYLDAFGNPKTFGKQIGGDIIANKKTFLYLTAVANSDPNDSQTLEYLFGVNPKDPSDKIETVKELFVSSGAAKATIAEIESYTTKANDILEGIKLSEEKKEKLKSFGQWLMKRTV is encoded by the coding sequence ATGGAACTTCTTCAAAAATACAATACGGTACTAACCAATCATTTGAACGATGTAGTGCGTACTAAAGAACCAGCACAGTTATATGAGCCTATACAATATATATTAACCCTAGGCGGAAAACGTCTTCGCCCGGTACTTACTTTATTGGCCGCAGATTTCTTTGGCGACCAAGACCATAAGGCAATACATGCGGCGTTAGCAGTAGAGCTTTTTCATAACTTCTCATTGATACATGATGATATTATGGATAATGCACCATTGCGACGCGGACAACAAACGGTGCACGAAAAGTGGGATATAAATACAGGGATTTTAAGTGGGGATGCCATGCTTATTTTAGCCTACCAATTGTTTGAAGGCTATGAACCAAGTCAGTTTCAAGAATTGGCAAAATTATTCAGTAAAACTGCGCTCGAAGTGTGTGAAGGCCAGCAATACGACGTAGATTTTGAAACAAGAGACGACGTTACCATCGCAGAATACATAAAGATGATTGATTATAAGACTGCGGTGCTTATAGGAGCTGCCATGAAAATGGGGGCTATTGTGGCAGGTGCTTCTCAGGCGTGTTGCGAAGGAATCTATGAGTTTGGTAGAAATTTAGGAATTGCATTTCAACTACAAGACGATTATCTAGATGCCTTCGGAAATCCTAAAACATTCGGAAAACAGATAGGAGGTGATATTATAGCGAATAAAAAGACATTCTTATATCTTACCGCCGTAGCTAATAGCGATCCAAACGACTCTCAAACATTAGAATATTTATTTGGTGTAAATCCGAAAGATCCTTCAGACAAGATTGAAACTGTAAAAGAACTATTTGTCTCTTCTGGTGCTGCCAAAGCTACAATCGCCGAAATAGAGAGCTACACAACAAAGGCTAACGATATTTTAGAAGGTATTAAACTTTCCGAAGAGAAAAAAGAAAAGCTTAAAAGTTTTGGACAGTGGTTAATGAAAAGAACAGTCTAA
- a CDS encoding 2-oxoglutarate dehydrogenase E1 component, whose translation MDKYSFLNAVHPAQIAELYDKYLQFPDSVEPSWRAFFQGFDFGIESGSLEGLGIDAGNAGALTEEVLKEFQVIKLIDGYRTRGHLFTKTNPVRERRKYEPTLDIENFGLSKDDLQTMFKAGEVLGIGESTLENIIKHLNSIYCDSIGIEYMYIRKPEEIQWIQNKLNINDNQPKFSAAKKKQILKKLNEAVSFENFLHTKYVGQKRFSLEGGESLIPALDSLVENAAEQGVKEFVMGMAHRGRLSTLTNIFGKSAKDIFSEFDGKDYAEDIFDGDVKYHLGWTSKRNTDSGHEINLNIAPNPSHLETVGAVVQGIARAKQDDHHKENPKAVLPIIVHGDAAIAGQGLVYEVVQMAQLDGYKTGGTIHIVVNNQVGFTTNYLDGRSSTYCTDVAKVTLSPILHVNADDVEAVVHAMEFALHFRMKFGRDVFIDLLGYRKYGHNEGDEPRFTQPKLYKAISKHDNPRDIYAEKLLNEEVIDKGYTKKLEQEYKDTLEENLEDSRKEEKTRITPFMQDEWEGYEYAEEDKMMESADTSFSIDKLDEIAEVITALPEDKKFLRKISKLIEARKTMYFKDNQLDWAMGELLAYGSLLKEGHDVRMSGQDVERGTFSHRHAVVKVEDSEEEIVLLNQLKGDQANFFIYNSLLSEYGVVGFDYGYAMASPITLTIWEAQFGDFSNGAQIMIDQYISSAEDKWKLQNGLVMLLPHGYEGQGAEHSSARMERFLQLCAKDNMFVADVTTPAQMFHLLRRQLKVNYRKPLIVFTPKSLLRHPKVLSTKEEFAEGSFKMVIDDPQAKPAEVKSLVFVTGKFYYDLLEKKEEDKRKDVALVRVEQLFPLPVEEMKAIIKKYKNADDIVWAQEEPRNMGAYSHLLLHFEETRAWRVCSRKMYAAPASGSSVRSKARHMKVIESVFDKEMK comes from the coding sequence ATGGATAAATATTCCTTCTTAAATGCCGTTCACCCTGCACAGATAGCAGAACTTTACGATAAATACTTACAATTTCCAGATAGCGTTGAGCCAAGTTGGCGCGCGTTCTTTCAAGGATTCGACTTTGGAATAGAAAGCGGGTCGCTAGAAGGTCTAGGGATTGATGCTGGTAATGCTGGTGCATTAACCGAAGAAGTTTTAAAAGAATTTCAGGTTATAAAACTCATAGATGGGTATCGTACCCGAGGACACTTATTTACAAAAACCAACCCCGTACGTGAGCGTAGAAAGTACGAGCCAACCTTAGATATTGAGAATTTTGGCCTTTCGAAAGATGATCTTCAAACCATGTTTAAGGCTGGAGAGGTGCTTGGCATAGGTGAAAGCACCCTAGAGAATATTATAAAACATCTAAATAGTATCTACTGCGATAGTATAGGTATTGAATATATGTACATTCGGAAGCCAGAAGAAATTCAATGGATTCAGAATAAGCTGAATATAAATGACAATCAACCTAAATTTTCCGCAGCGAAGAAAAAACAAATTTTAAAGAAATTGAACGAAGCTGTTTCGTTTGAAAATTTCTTACATACAAAATATGTTGGTCAAAAACGTTTCTCACTAGAAGGAGGTGAGAGTCTAATACCAGCACTAGATTCACTTGTAGAAAATGCTGCAGAGCAAGGAGTGAAAGAATTTGTCATGGGTATGGCTCACCGTGGTAGACTAAGCACACTAACTAATATTTTTGGTAAAAGTGCAAAAGACATCTTTAGTGAATTTGACGGAAAAGATTATGCCGAAGATATTTTTGATGGGGATGTTAAGTACCACCTAGGATGGACTTCCAAACGCAATACAGATTCGGGTCACGAAATTAATTTGAATATTGCTCCTAATCCATCTCACTTAGAAACCGTAGGCGCCGTTGTTCAAGGTATTGCACGAGCAAAGCAAGACGACCATCATAAAGAAAATCCAAAAGCTGTATTGCCTATTATTGTGCATGGAGATGCTGCCATCGCCGGACAAGGCCTGGTGTATGAAGTTGTACAAATGGCACAACTCGACGGATACAAAACTGGAGGTACCATACATATTGTGGTAAATAACCAAGTTGGTTTTACTACCAATTACTTAGATGGGCGTTCTTCAACCTATTGTACAGATGTTGCTAAAGTAACTTTGTCGCCAATATTGCATGTAAACGCAGATGATGTAGAAGCAGTTGTGCATGCTATGGAGTTTGCATTACACTTCCGTATGAAATTTGGTCGAGATGTTTTTATCGATTTATTAGGATACCGTAAATATGGGCATAATGAAGGTGACGAACCTAGATTTACTCAGCCAAAATTGTACAAAGCTATTAGCAAGCATGACAATCCGCGCGATATTTATGCTGAAAAATTATTGAATGAAGAGGTCATCGATAAAGGGTACACAAAAAAATTAGAACAAGAATACAAGGATACACTAGAAGAGAACCTCGAAGATTCTCGAAAAGAAGAAAAAACTAGAATAACCCCTTTTATGCAAGACGAGTGGGAAGGGTATGAATATGCAGAAGAAGATAAAATGATGGAATCGGCAGACACATCTTTTAGTATAGATAAACTAGATGAAATTGCCGAGGTTATTACAGCCCTGCCTGAAGACAAGAAATTTTTACGTAAAATTTCGAAATTAATTGAAGCTAGAAAGACCATGTACTTTAAAGACAATCAATTAGATTGGGCTATGGGAGAATTATTGGCATATGGATCTTTATTAAAAGAAGGTCACGATGTACGCATGAGCGGTCAGGATGTAGAGCGAGGCACATTTAGTCACCGTCATGCCGTGGTTAAAGTAGAAGATAGTGAAGAAGAAATAGTGTTGCTAAATCAACTAAAAGGAGATCAAGCAAATTTCTTTATTTACAATTCACTACTTTCAGAATACGGTGTAGTAGGCTTCGACTATGGTTACGCCATGGCTAGTCCTATCACGCTTACTATTTGGGAAGCCCAATTTGGAGATTTTAGCAACGGAGCTCAAATAATGATAGACCAGTATATATCTTCGGCAGAAGATAAATGGAAACTTCAGAATGGATTAGTAATGTTGTTGCCACATGGTTATGAAGGCCAAGGCGCCGAACACTCATCGGCAAGAATGGAGCGCTTTTTACAATTATGTGCTAAGGATAATATGTTTGTTGCAGATGTTACCACACCGGCGCAAATGTTTCATTTGCTGCGTAGACAATTAAAGGTAAACTATCGCAAACCTCTAATTGTATTTACACCAAAGAGTTTATTACGTCATCCAAAAGTACTTTCTACCAAAGAAGAGTTTGCAGAGGGCAGTTTTAAAATGGTAATAGACGATCCACAGGCAAAACCAGCTGAGGTAAAGAGCCTTGTTTTTGTTACGGGGAAATTTTACTACGATTTGTTAGAGAAGAAAGAAGAAGACAAACGTAAGGATGTTGCTTTAGTGCGCGTAGAACAATTGTTCCCGCTACCGGTAGAAGAAATGAAAGCAATTATAAAAAAGTATAAAAACGCAGATGATATTGTTTGGGCGCAAGAAGAGCCTCGAAACATGGGGGCATATTCGCATTTGTTGCTTCATTTTGAAGAGACCAGAGCATGGAGGGTTTGTAGTAGAAAAATGTATGCAGCACCAGCATCAGGAAGTAGTGTGCGAAGTAAAGCACGCCACATGAAGGTAATTGAAAGTGTTTTTGATAAAGAAATGAAATAG
- a CDS encoding tetratricopeptide repeat-containing sensor histidine kinase — protein sequence MKTRLTFLFIFASLPILAQDISFYKNAAETATNKLDQLEAIDSVIAKSFRIDADTFVTYSQKYISLAKELDSIEAAARKAMNLQHTLTVEISEPRRAITIINSVLAEKYKIRDSFLLGGLYLKRGGANSRINLEDAIDDYTLAIQNFGKKDSLYVADALLFRGQAYSTMGKFVPAGENYDLAYRYFENLKDYQYMAHAQQGNITMFSMNGFFEKSKAEREKLILKLKELNLKEFIPTELYNQGIDYRTQGKDALALDYFLQAKESTLQKDIGGPNYNTIIAALVRHYSKKGNYAKATEYLEILETHAPSFEKNEYARIFYYDSKARYAKAFDMPKQALDLANKKLIAANNLRYNEEIMSAHLLLSEIQESLGDYKSSLANKKKYAEKRDSLFNSSSANSLAYYQTLYETEKKENELISQNANIKLLEKDNDAFRKLMVFSVVAILLTFGLILLYRNQRHLKKKKTLQEEFSQELLASQEKERMRISKDLHDGLGQRLLVLKNKLITSGDLDAQKMVDTTIDEVRSISRDLHPFQLQELGITKAIEHTITQIDENTSLFISSEIENIDNLFSQEQEVNIYRIVQESLSNILKHANAEAGKISVTKLVDKVVISIKDNGKGFDFSEQYKNIKSLGLKTLLERTKFLNGQMKVQSKDQAGTVIEFQLPYS from the coding sequence TTGAAAACCCGTCTTACCTTTCTATTCATTTTTGCGTCGCTACCTATCTTAGCTCAGGATATTTCCTTTTACAAAAATGCCGCAGAGACAGCCACCAATAAATTAGACCAGCTTGAGGCTATAGATTCGGTCATTGCAAAATCTTTTAGGATAGATGCCGATACTTTTGTAACATACAGCCAAAAATATATCTCGTTAGCTAAAGAGCTTGACAGCATAGAAGCTGCTGCCAGAAAGGCAATGAATTTACAACATACGCTAACCGTTGAGATAAGCGAACCCCGCAGGGCAATTACTATAATAAACAGTGTTTTAGCAGAAAAATATAAAATTAGAGACAGTTTTTTATTGGGTGGACTCTATTTAAAACGAGGGGGAGCTAATTCTAGAATTAATTTAGAAGACGCCATTGACGACTATACCTTAGCCATTCAAAATTTTGGCAAAAAAGATTCTCTATATGTTGCAGATGCTCTTTTGTTTCGCGGACAAGCATATTCTACCATGGGCAAATTTGTTCCTGCCGGAGAGAACTACGACCTTGCCTATCGCTATTTTGAAAACTTGAAAGATTACCAGTACATGGCGCATGCGCAACAGGGAAATATTACCATGTTTAGTATGAACGGTTTTTTTGAAAAATCGAAAGCAGAGCGAGAAAAACTAATTCTTAAACTAAAAGAACTAAACCTAAAAGAGTTTATTCCTACCGAATTATACAACCAAGGCATAGATTATCGAACGCAGGGCAAAGATGCATTAGCGCTAGATTATTTTTTACAAGCTAAAGAAAGTACCTTACAAAAAGACATAGGTGGGCCAAATTACAATACAATTATAGCAGCTTTAGTCAGGCACTATAGTAAAAAAGGCAACTATGCAAAGGCAACAGAATATCTAGAAATCTTAGAGACTCATGCACCAAGTTTTGAAAAAAATGAATACGCTCGGATTTTTTATTACGATTCAAAAGCGCGCTACGCAAAAGCATTTGACATGCCAAAACAGGCCCTCGACCTTGCCAATAAAAAATTAATTGCAGCTAATAATTTACGATACAATGAGGAAATAATGAGCGCTCACTTATTACTTTCAGAAATTCAAGAATCCTTGGGCGATTACAAATCTAGTCTCGCCAACAAGAAAAAATATGCAGAAAAAAGAGACTCTCTTTTTAATTCTTCATCTGCAAACAGCTTGGCATATTATCAAACACTATATGAGACAGAGAAGAAAGAAAATGAACTTATCTCTCAGAATGCGAATATTAAATTGCTTGAAAAAGACAACGATGCATTTCGAAAGTTAATGGTTTTTAGCGTAGTTGCCATTCTGTTAACTTTCGGATTAATTCTTTTATATCGCAACCAGCGACACTTAAAAAAGAAAAAAACATTACAAGAAGAGTTTAGCCAAGAATTACTGGCTTCACAGGAAAAAGAACGCATGCGCATTTCTAAAGATTTACATGATGGCCTTGGACAACGCCTATTGGTTCTAAAAAATAAGCTAATTACATCTGGAGATTTGGATGCTCAAAAGATGGTAGACACAACCATAGATGAAGTACGCTCCATCTCTAGAGATTTACACCCTTTCCAGCTCCAAGAGTTAGGCATTACAAAGGCAATTGAACATACTATTACTCAAATAGATGAAAATACATCTCTGTTTATTTCTTCGGAAATTGAAAATATTGACAACCTGTTTAGTCAAGAACAAGAGGTAAATATATACAGAATTGTACAAGAAAGTCTTAGTAACATTCTAAAACATGCTAATGCCGAAGCCGGTAAAATTTCAGTAACTAAATTGGTAGACAAAGTGGTTATTTCAATTAAAGATAATGGTAAAGGCTTTGACTTTTCAGAACAATACAAGAATATAAAATCTCTCGGATTAAAAACCCTATTAGAACGCACCAAATTTTTAAACGGGCAAATGAAAGTACAATCTAAAGATCAAGCCGGTACTGTTATAGAATTTCAACTCCCCTACTCATGA